Proteins from one Mycobacterium adipatum genomic window:
- a CDS encoding TetR/AcrR family transcriptional regulator: MTEAAERRTNRRGQASRESMLDAALQALASGAPGSVSGNRIAKDAGATWGTVKYQFGDIDGLWAAVLRRTAERRGTLPAHAAPHGTLAQRVAAILDILYAGLSSTDSRAIENLRAALPRDRAELERHYPQTASELASWQKTWITDCQSAFADLDVDPARVREVALFIPGAMRGITSERQLGSYIDLDEARHGLSKAIVAYLQG; encoded by the coding sequence GTGACCGAAGCCGCCGAGCGCCGCACCAACCGGCGCGGGCAGGCCAGTCGCGAGAGCATGCTCGATGCGGCGTTGCAGGCCTTGGCATCCGGAGCACCCGGGTCGGTCTCGGGTAACCGGATCGCCAAAGATGCCGGCGCGACCTGGGGCACGGTCAAGTACCAGTTCGGCGATATCGACGGGCTGTGGGCCGCCGTTCTGCGCCGGACCGCCGAGCGCCGCGGCACGCTCCCGGCACATGCCGCACCGCACGGAACCCTGGCGCAGCGCGTCGCAGCCATCCTGGACATCCTCTATGCCGGACTGAGCTCGACCGACTCCCGGGCCATCGAGAACCTGCGGGCCGCGCTCCCCCGCGATCGAGCCGAGCTGGAACGCCACTATCCGCAGACCGCGTCCGAGCTGGCATCCTGGCAGAAGACCTGGATCACCGACTGCCAGAGCGCCTTCGCCGACCTGGACGTCGACCCCGCCCGTGTGCGCGAGGTCGCGCTGTTCATCCCGGGGGCGATGCGCGGCATCACCTCCGAACGCCAACTCGGCTCATACATCGATCTCGACGAGGCCCGTCACGGCCTGTCCAAGGCGATCGTCGCGTACCTCCAGGGATGA
- a CDS encoding dihydrodipicolinate reductase: MIRVFQVATGNVGTEMIKRIAAHPDLTLVGLHCYTPEKVGRDAGEIAGLAPNGVIATGTVEEIIAADPDVVTFHGVFPDEDLYVRVLEAGINIVTTADWITGWHRDTNHPHPSGRPVSEVLAAAAARGGATFYGTGMNPGLNQILGVVCSADVAEIENVTTIESVDVSCHHSADTWKEVGYGLPVDDPRLPGMLEKYTRVFADSVLLMADCFDVHLDEVKFSYELGATTKDVDLGWYQLPKGSLGGNYIKYQGMVDGVPKIETHLEWQMTPHTDPSWDIKGCYITQVTGDPCVYNKHMIFPKPGVDLSDPASFASIGMTVTGLPALNAIASVVAAAPGLLTSADLPLRGFAGRFA, encoded by the coding sequence ATGATCCGCGTCTTCCAGGTAGCCACCGGCAATGTGGGCACCGAGATGATCAAACGCATTGCCGCGCATCCGGATCTGACGCTCGTCGGGTTGCACTGCTACACCCCGGAGAAGGTGGGTCGCGATGCCGGTGAGATCGCCGGTCTGGCACCCAACGGGGTGATCGCCACCGGCACGGTGGAGGAGATCATCGCCGCCGATCCCGATGTGGTGACATTCCACGGAGTGTTCCCGGACGAGGACCTCTACGTGCGGGTGCTCGAGGCGGGGATCAATATCGTGACCACCGCGGACTGGATCACCGGCTGGCACCGCGACACCAACCATCCGCACCCATCCGGGCGGCCGGTGAGCGAGGTGCTGGCCGCGGCTGCGGCCAGGGGCGGTGCGACGTTCTACGGCACGGGTATGAATCCGGGCCTGAATCAGATTCTGGGCGTGGTGTGTTCGGCCGATGTCGCCGAGATCGAGAACGTCACCACCATCGAATCGGTGGATGTGTCCTGTCACCACTCCGCCGACACCTGGAAAGAGGTCGGCTACGGGCTGCCGGTGGACGACCCGCGGCTGCCCGGCATGCTGGAGAAGTACACCCGGGTCTTCGCCGACAGTGTGTTGCTGATGGCCGACTGCTTCGACGTCCACCTCGACGAGGTGAAGTTCAGCTACGAACTCGGGGCCACCACCAAGGACGTCGACCTCGGCTGGTACCAGCTGCCCAAGGGGTCGCTGGGTGGCAACTACATCAAGTACCAGGGGATGGTCGACGGTGTCCCGAAGATCGAAACCCACCTCGAATGGCAGATGACCCCGCACACCGACCCGAGCTGGGATATCAAGGGCTGCTACATCACCCAGGTGACGGGCGATCCGTGCGTGTACAACAAGCACATGATCTTCCCCAAACCCGGCGTCGACCTCTCCGATCCGGCGAGCTTCGCCTCGATCGGGATGACCGTGACCGGTCTGCCCGCACTCAACGCCATCGCCTCGGTGGTCGCGGCGGCACCGGGGCTGCTCACCAGTGCCGACCTGCCCTTGCGGGGTTTCGCCGGACGGTTCGCCTAG
- a CDS encoding Rieske 2Fe-2S domain-containing protein — MAKPPLSMKPTGWFQVAWSDEIGVGDVHRMTYFGQEMIAWRAASGRLTVMNAYCEHLGAHLGYGGQVKGDVLQCPFHGWQWNDEGRNVCIPYQDRPNRGRRIRTYPVVERNASVYIWHDVQGREPFFDAPDIFADFGARTAEDYYPQQRLFRQELELHPQYVLENGVDFAHFKYVHQTPIVPVFTRHDFAGPVSYVDFTITFEGDDGQRIEDVNSGVEAINGGLGIAVTKSWGMVDNRTISAVTPVDDRTSDVRFMVYIGRTPGRDDQRAEDKAREFGAEVIRQFTQDIHIWSHQRYSDPPALATAEYEGFTAIRKWAMQFYPDGLGGSAADLARVREADTI; from the coding sequence ATGGCAAAGCCACCACTGTCGATGAAGCCGACGGGCTGGTTCCAGGTGGCCTGGTCGGACGAGATCGGTGTCGGTGACGTACACCGGATGACCTACTTCGGCCAGGAGATGATCGCCTGGCGCGCGGCGTCCGGCCGGCTGACGGTGATGAACGCCTACTGCGAGCACCTCGGCGCGCACCTCGGTTACGGCGGGCAGGTGAAAGGCGACGTACTGCAATGCCCTTTCCATGGCTGGCAGTGGAACGACGAGGGTCGAAACGTCTGCATCCCGTATCAGGACCGGCCCAACCGAGGCAGACGGATACGGACCTATCCGGTGGTCGAGCGCAACGCGTCGGTCTACATCTGGCATGACGTGCAGGGCCGGGAACCGTTCTTCGACGCTCCGGACATCTTCGCCGACTTCGGTGCACGCACCGCCGAGGACTACTACCCCCAGCAGCGCCTTTTCCGACAGGAACTGGAACTACATCCGCAGTACGTGCTCGAAAACGGGGTGGACTTCGCGCATTTCAAATACGTGCACCAGACGCCCATCGTGCCGGTGTTCACCCGCCACGACTTCGCCGGGCCGGTGTCCTATGTCGACTTCACCATCACCTTCGAAGGCGACGACGGACAGCGGATCGAGGACGTCAACAGCGGCGTCGAGGCGATCAACGGTGGGCTCGGTATCGCCGTCACCAAGAGTTGGGGGATGGTCGACAACCGGACCATCTCGGCGGTCACCCCGGTCGACGACCGGACCTCCGACGTCCGGTTCATGGTCTACATCGGCCGGACCCCGGGTCGTGACGACCAGCGGGCCGAGGACAAGGCCCGCGAGTTCGGTGCCGAAGTCATTCGGCAGTTCACCCAGGACATCCACATCTGGTCGCACCAGCGCTATTCGGATCCGCCTGCGCTGGCCACCGCCGAGTACGAAGGGTTCACCGCAATTCGCAAGTGGGCCATGCAGTTCTATCCAGACGGTCTCGGCGGATCCGCCGCGGACCTGGCAAGAGTTCGAGAGGCAGACACCATATGA
- a CDS encoding acyl-CoA thioesterase, with the protein MTAFDNGIALQPAGERLLRGRTVPEWANMVGPFGGITAAALLRAIELQPDVHGQPVALTVNYLAPIVEGDFEISTRAVRTNRSNQHWFVELSQDGDVLTTATAVFGVRRDTWGDTEPASPSVPAPAEVPVGPDKGPTWMRNYDMRYVTGAIPDAGDGESASSETTLWVRDNPPRPWDFAALTAVCDIFYPRIYLRLGRPLPAGTVSITVYFHADSDALAAQGDDHVLATARAQQYSSGHFDQAAQIWGTGGRLLATSHQIVYFKG; encoded by the coding sequence ATGACGGCCTTCGACAATGGCATCGCCCTGCAACCCGCCGGTGAACGACTGTTGCGCGGTCGCACCGTGCCCGAATGGGCGAACATGGTCGGCCCGTTCGGGGGCATCACCGCCGCAGCGCTGCTGCGGGCCATCGAACTGCAGCCCGATGTGCACGGTCAACCGGTGGCGCTGACGGTGAACTACCTGGCTCCGATCGTCGAAGGCGACTTCGAGATCAGCACCCGCGCGGTGCGCACCAACCGATCCAACCAGCATTGGTTCGTCGAGCTCAGCCAGGACGGTGACGTGTTGACCACCGCCACCGCGGTTTTCGGGGTCCGGCGGGACACCTGGGGTGACACCGAACCGGCAAGCCCGTCGGTGCCCGCACCCGCGGAGGTGCCGGTCGGTCCGGACAAGGGGCCGACCTGGATGCGCAACTACGACATGCGCTATGTCACCGGCGCCATCCCGGATGCCGGTGACGGTGAATCCGCGTCCTCGGAGACCACGCTGTGGGTTCGGGACAACCCCCCTCGGCCATGGGATTTCGCCGCATTGACCGCTGTCTGTGACATCTTCTACCCGCGCATCTACCTGCGGCTCGGGCGTCCGCTGCCCGCGGGCACCGTGTCGATCACGGTGTACTTCCACGCCGACAGCGACGCCTTGGCCGCCCAGGGCGATGACCATGTGCTGGCAACCGCACGTGCACAACAGTATTCGTCCGGCCATTTCGACCAAGCCGCCCAGATCTGGGGGACCGGTGGAAGGCTGCTGGCCACCAGCCATCAGATCGTCTACTTCAAGGGATGA